The genome window TGAAGGCGGGCCGGATAACGCCCAGTGAGGATACTCGCCCGCGTCGGCGAACAGACCGGATGCGCTGAATAGGCATTTTCAAACCGAACCCCTTCCGTCGCAAACCGGTCGAGATTCGGCGTTTCATAATACTCGCTGCCGTAACAACCGAGATCTTTAATTCCCAAGTCATCGGCCAGAATAAAAACAATATTGCGAACCGTCGGCACCTGTTCTGCAAACGCCCGGCTTAACAACGTCAGACCGGCCGCAAAAAACCATTTCGACCCGCATTTCATGCTATCTTCCCTGTTTCAATTTCTCTCGAATTTCATGAACCCGCTGCTCACTCAATGGATAACGCAGCGCAACAAAAATCGCCGCGGCAACCGCCAGTGCCGGCAGACCAGCCTCCAGCACACGCATCAACAATACAGTGGAAGCAACCTGTTCTCCGCCAAGCGACTGATCAAAGCCAGTCAACACCAGAAGCCCGCCGCCAACCAGCAGTGCCACGGACATCCCGGTCTTCAGAATCCATCCAAAAACAGCCTGATAACTCCCCTCGCGACGAGCCCCGGTGTGCAGCTCATCCAAATCACAGATATCGGCAATCATGGATGCCCCGAGCGTCCAGAGCGCCACAAAACCGGCGGCAATCAACACCGGAGGAATCACTACCAGCCAGGGATGGCTCGGATTATAACACCAGATTTTTGACACATGCCCCAAAAGGTTAATGCCGAGAAAACTGATAAAAGTTTTCTTTTTACCGATGTGTGTAGCCAGCCATGTCACCGGCGCAACAAACAAAATACTGCTGAGCACCCAGGCCGTACCGCCCCAGCCGACATACACCGACGCCGCTTTTGTATCACCGCCCATCACATAATAAATCGTAATGTACGGAGACAGCGTCGAGATCGTAAAAAAGCCGCTTGCCGCCAGAAACACCGCCAGCATCAGCTGCATAAAAACCCTGTTCGTACAGGTGGTTTTCAACCCGACCCACAAAGAAATCTTTTCCTGCCCGGCTACTTCCTCAAAATGTTCCTCCTTACAGAACAAAGCAGGAATGAATCCGGTCAGCATCAGCACCACTCCGACTCCGGCCCCAACCACCTGCGCGCCCTGCAGTCCGTCACGAAAAATATCCAGCTGGGTCAACGCAAACAGCCAGGGCATAAGAATAGCGCCGATGTTGGCAAACAGGTTGGAAAACGCCTGGATCCGGGTGCGCTCATGATAGTCCCGCGTCATCTCCAGCCCCAGCGCACCCCATGGAACCATAAACACGGTCAGGGCGGTATAGAACAAAAGTGACAACCCCAGGAACCATGAAAAATAGGCGTATTCGCTCCACCCTTTCGGCAGGCACCAGATCGCGGAAAACAAGAGTCCCATCAACACCGCTCCGATCAGCATAAACGGTCGGCGGCGTCCGAACCGGGTTCGGGCATTGTCCGAAAAATGCCCCATCAGCGGATCACTGACCGCATCCCACAGGCGCGGAATTGACTGCGCCAACCCTACCAGAAAAGGACTGACCCCCAGTCCGATATTGAAAACAAAATTAGCAAGGTTCCCGATCGAATAGGATCCCAGACACTGTGCCATCGAACCGAACCCAAATGCGATTTTTTGGCGAACCGGCACCTTATCCTTCGACAACGTCTGGAAATGCTTCTCTTCGTGCATTCGTCCAATATAACACGAAAAAAAATAAAATCCCGTCCTGCACTGCCAATTCGCCGCACATTCGTGCCACACGAATTATTCATATTTCACAACCGTTTAAAGAGCACCCGTGCTTTCTTTTGCCTACAGCTAAGCGCTCCTTGAGTGCCCTGCACCCGCTCGCGGGGAAGCAGATAAAATCTAAAAATAACCGCCGCCAGCAGCAGACGGGAACCCGTTTCCGGGCTCATCACTGCCGCTCCGGCTTCATATCTGACCGCCATACACCGACACGTTTATGCCAGCGGAATCCGGCCGCCCATTTCAGCATACAAACAAATAGATAATTATATTGATCGATATATACAAAAAAAGGCACCCTGTTTTTTATGAAAACATCTGAAAAACGACTGGCGCCATGCGCGTTCTCCTCTCGTCCCCGTGTTTTGATGGCGCTGGAATGGTACGATGCAAAAATTCATGAGGGCATCGCGCAGTATGCCAAAGAGGCCGGCTGGATCCTGGATGCCAGTATGGCGCGAACCAATACCATGCCGGAGCGCTGGGAAGGCGACGGAATCATCACTCTGGTCCACGAAGAAAACTCCAAATATCTCCCTTACATTCAGGCACTGGATCTTCCCACCGTTGGAATCGGCTATTCCCTGCAGGATCACTACCCGGTCCTGCTCGGCGATCATGAAAAAACCGGCGCCCTTGCTGCAGACCATTTTCTCGAACGCAATTTCCAGAATTTTGTCTTTGTTTTCTTCGACAACAACACGCTGGAAAAAGAGCGCTGCGCCGGCTTTGAAAACGCCCTGAAAAAAAGCAGGAAACAGTTCCACCTGGAAAAATGGAAAAACCCGATCCGCACCAAAACACGATCCTATCGGGAAGTGCGCGACTGGCTCGTCGAACAGCTCAAAAAATCGCCCAAGCCGCTGGCAGTAATGGCGCAGAATGACGACTCCGCCATTCTCGTGCTTTATGCCTGCATTGATGCCGGAATCTCTGTGCCGGAAGAAGTCGCTGTAATCGGTGCAGACAACAACCCGCTCATCTGCGACTTTGCACCGATCCCTCTGTCCAGCGTCGACTGCGACCTGAATGCTCTCGGGTATAACGCCGGACAGATTCTGGATAAAATCATGAACGGCAAGAAGCCGCCGAAATCACCGTTCCTGAGCCCCCCCAAAGAAGTGGTGCTGCGCCGCTCCACAGACATCCCGGCCGTTGAAAACCCGGCCATTGCTAAAGCCATCCGCTTTATCTGGGATCACTTTGAAGAACCGATCAATGTGGAAACCGTCATTGAACAGACCGGCATGTCGCGCTCCGCGGTCTACAGCGAATTCGATGAAGCCATCGGCAGTTCGATCGCAAAGGAAATCACCCGCTGTCGCATCGACAAAGCCAAAAAGCTGTTAAGCGAAACCGATCTGAGCATTAATGAAATCACCCCGGCCTGCGGATTTTCGGGGGTCGTCAGCTTCTGCCGCGCCTTCAACCGCGAAACCGGCATGACCGCCTCCGCCTACCGCAAAGAAAACAGCTGATTCAGGCGAACCACCATCAAAATTATCAATGCAGAACAGCTCTGAAAGAAAAGATTCGGGATTCCATTAAATTCGCGGGGCATTCAGTCTGAACTGTAATGGTTGCCAGAAGAGGGGTCAGCCAATGAATTTTAGAATCTGCTCTTTGTTCTTCAGCCACTCCCCTTCGGCTTGATCATAAAACTTCATGGCCCGGCTCACCGTTGTAAAATGCCCCATCACTAAACGTCCACTGACCCACTCAGCACGCACTGGATAATGATACCGCAACAATCCTGCAATTAACATCTTCTCCGGCGCAGACTTCGCCATCCTGCAAAGCCCATCCTGCTCAATCCTAAAATACGCTAGACACTTCTGCAAAACAGCCTCTGCTGCCGCCTCGGTCAAATCCCTCTTTTGCTCCGCATCCACCAGACTCTTTAAATGTGCTTTCCCGTTCTCTTCCAGGCAGGAAACCATGCGATCCCGAAACGCTCGGGCGCCATGCACCCACCCGCGCTCCATATGCATCCAGTCTGCTCTCTCCTCTGCACTCAATTGATCAAGAGCGACAGCCTGATGCCTAAGCTCCATATAGGCGGCATACGCCCGTCTAGACGTCAAAGAATCATTGGGAATAGCGCAGGCACTTAAGACAGATAACACATTCAGCCACTCCGGACGCTTTGAAGGCGATGCCAGATACAATGGGTAGCTGCTCCATCGATAATCAGCCAGCTGCCCCGGTTGAACCACACCGGCATCCGCCGGATTCAAATGAATGTAGTCACTCACTTTTCGAAAATACGAGGCATCCTTATCATCAACAACTTTGGCTTTATAACGCCCCTGAAACAGATGTCCCCACAGTTTATGCCGGGCATTATAGCGCTGGGTAAACGTCCCCTGAAACCACTTCATCGCATCGACCAGATTCCCTTGCGGGGTCTCCAGCAACAGATGGTAATGATTCCTCATTAAACACCATGCATACACAACCACCTGATTGCGAACGCACATCTCGCCCAGACAGCGAACAAACAGATCCGCATCTTCCTGACGCTGGAAAATATCGCGACTCTGGTTCCCGCGGCACATCACATGATACCGCGCACCCGGGTATTCAATTCTCAAAGCTCTGGCCATGCATGAAAATATAAACTTAAAAAGTAAAAAAGGCAACCTGGATTTAAAATTCACTGGCTGACCCCTTTTCTTTTTGAATGGATTATTGATAGGCTCCTCTGGGCGGAGGTTCTTTTGCATAAGCTCTCCACCGCTCCGAAAACGCATCTTTAAACGCTTTGGGGTCACTCAGAGTTAATGCCACAATATTGACTCGCCGAATAGCACCACTTTTCAAAAACAATGTAATGCCGCCATAGTAACGCTTCACTCGCTTGACATCTGAAAATTCATAAATGCGTGAAACCTTGGCATTACTAGAATCATGATACTCAACTGAGGTGTCGGAGACCTGAACCCAGTACTCACGCCCCGATTGCTTAAAATACGTCATGCCATTCACCACAAGAATGAAGACAACAATCCACAAAATTTCTAAAGGAGCACCAAAAACACAAAGCCCACCCCAAACCATCACGTTTGCGGACACATTAATTACCATTGGCAACAACCGCCGCCTCTTTTCTTCACGAAAAATAAGTGCATCCTGCATTACTGTTGCTCCTCATCTGTTGAGGTCGGCGTTGTGCTGGCAGAATCCGACAGTGTGTCGTCCTCCTGCTCATTTTGCGTTAATGACTCGTTACTATTCTCTGTATCCTGATTCATTGACTGAGCAGCAGTGTCATATAGCCAAGTTGTCAGAACACCAGCAATATAAGCCTCGGTACTGTTAATTGTTGTATTCCCAAGGCTTGTCATTACCTGAGATCCACCCAGTCCCATGATCATACCTCCCCCATAGCCAGCTCCCCCACTGATAGCGATACTTGACCATGATAAATCTGATATAGGAGTTCCTGTTGACAACTGACCCACAGTATTACCTGCCATATTTGCTACTGCATTCTGGGCTGGCACCGAAGATAAGCCAGCTGATGCAACACTTGAAAGCAAAACACCTGCACCGCCCGCTTGAATGACCTCCGATGCAGACCCTCCTAATGCTGCCGATTGGGTCATGCCATAAACTTCCGCGGCAACAATAGAACTACCTGATGCATTTAATGCGCCTGCACCAGTTGCCACGGCAGCGGCATTGAAACTGATAGCTGATGCAACTTCACTGGCTCCTCGCCCTGGCCCTTGATATGCATCGGCAGCAGCCCCCAAAGTTGAAGACAAGCCAAGCGTATATGTATCTGCTGCAATAGCAACACCCCCAAGTGCTCCCTCTGCAAATGCATCTGCGATAAATGCTGAGGACTCATAGTAGTCCATTCTTGTTTCTTCCGATGCATTGGCAACCATCGCACC of Tichowtungia aerotolerans contains these proteins:
- a CDS encoding MFS transporter, with the protein product MHEEKHFQTLSKDKVPVRQKIAFGFGSMAQCLGSYSIGNLANFVFNIGLGVSPFLVGLAQSIPRLWDAVSDPLMGHFSDNARTRFGRRRPFMLIGAVLMGLLFSAIWCLPKGWSEYAYFSWFLGLSLLFYTALTVFMVPWGALGLEMTRDYHERTRIQAFSNLFANIGAILMPWLFALTQLDIFRDGLQGAQVVGAGVGVVLMLTGFIPALFCKEEHFEEVAGQEKISLWVGLKTTCTNRVFMQLMLAVFLAASGFFTISTLSPYITIYYVMGGDTKAASVYVGWGGTAWVLSSILFVAPVTWLATHIGKKKTFISFLGINLLGHVSKIWCYNPSHPWLVVIPPVLIAAGFVALWTLGASMIADICDLDELHTGARREGSYQAVFGWILKTGMSVALLVGGGLLVLTGFDQSLGGEQVASTVLLMRVLEAGLPALAVAAAIFVALRYPLSEQRVHEIREKLKQGR
- a CDS encoding substrate-binding domain-containing protein; this encodes MKTSEKRLAPCAFSSRPRVLMALEWYDAKIHEGIAQYAKEAGWILDASMARTNTMPERWEGDGIITLVHEENSKYLPYIQALDLPTVGIGYSLQDHYPVLLGDHEKTGALAADHFLERNFQNFVFVFFDNNTLEKERCAGFENALKKSRKQFHLEKWKNPIRTKTRSYREVRDWLVEQLKKSPKPLAVMAQNDDSAILVLYACIDAGISVPEEVAVIGADNNPLICDFAPIPLSSVDCDLNALGYNAGQILDKIMNGKKPPKSPFLSPPKEVVLRRSTDIPAVENPAIAKAIRFIWDHFEEPINVETVIEQTGMSRSAVYSEFDEAIGSSIAKEITRCRIDKAKKLLSETDLSINEITPACGFSGVVSFCRAFNRETGMTASAYRKENS
- a CDS encoding transposase, translated to MRIEYPGARYHVMCRGNQSRDIFQRQEDADLFVRCLGEMCVRNQVVVYAWCLMRNHYHLLLETPQGNLVDAMKWFQGTFTQRYNARHKLWGHLFQGRYKAKVVDDKDASYFRKVSDYIHLNPADAGVVQPGQLADYRWSSYPLYLASPSKRPEWLNVLSVLSACAIPNDSLTSRRAYAAYMELRHQAVALDQLSAEERADWMHMERGWVHGARAFRDRMVSCLEENGKAHLKSLVDAEQKRDLTEAAAEAVLQKCLAYFRIEQDGLCRMAKSAPEKMLIAGLLRYHYPVRAEWVSGRLVMGHFTTVSRAMKFYDQAEGEWLKNKEQILKFIG